CAGCGGCTTTCGCTTTTGCCGCAGCTGCTGCTTTTTGCTTCGCGAGGTTAGCGTCATCTATCGTTTCATTCGCTTTAGCTTCCTGCGCTTTTTGTTTCGCAAGGGCCGCGGCCTTTGCTTTTGCAGCAGCTGCCGCCTTCTGTTTCGCAAGCTCTGTGCTGTCTGTAGGTATGTTTACTTGATTTGCCTGCTTTTCAGCCAGCTTTTTCAGGGCAGCTTCCTTTGCCTTTTGAGCGGCCTCACGTTTTAGCTGCTGGATGTCTTTCTCATCGCTCATGGATTATTTCACTCCCTGTTTTCGCCTCATAACGGATTTTTTCTTTCAGCTTGTTAATTCCGTAGATAAGAGCGGCAGGATTAGGAGGACATCCAGGAATGTACACATCAACCGGCACAATCTGGTCGACTCCTTTTACAACTGCGTATGATTTAATATAGGGACCTCCTGCTGTTGCACAAGAGCCCATGGCAATGACCCATTTCGGTTCAGGCATTTGATCGTAGAGGCGCTTTAGAACCGGAGCCATTTTTTTCGTCACTGTTCCTGAGACGATCATGACATCGGACTGGCGGGGTGATGTCCGGAAAAAGGATCCGAATCGGTCCAAATCGTAGTGGGACGAACCGACACCCATCATTTCAATTGCACAGCAGGCAAGCCCGAAAGTCAGCGGCCACAAGGAATTGCTTCTCGCCCAGCCCTTCAGCTCTTCAAGCGTTGTTAAAAAGACGCTGCGCTTCAGTTCTTCCATTTCATCCTGAGGTATATTCGTTACATTTAAGTCCATTTCAGCACCTTCTTCTTCCATGCGTAGACTAGCCCGATGACGAGCATGATGACAAAAATGAGCATTTCAATGAGGGCAAACACGCCTAACTTCTCATATGCGACTGCCCACGGATATAAAAACACGGTTTCAACGTCAAAAATGACAAACAGGAGACCAAACATATAATAGCGGACATTAAACTGCACGCGTGAATCATGGTATGGATCAATTCCGCTTTCGTATGTGGTTGCTTTTGCCTCGCTCGGTGCGTTCGGCCTCAAAATCCGGCCTATTCCGAGAGCGACAACAGGAAGCAAAATGCCAAGGAGCAGGAAAACGACAACGATTAAGTAATTATTTAAATATACGTTTAGTGATTCCATCCATTTCCCCCTGTTAAAAATAGTAGAATTCTCAAAATATTATAAATGTAACCGCTAACATTATAACATCATTATCCAATTCGTGTATATAATCCGAAATGCGGAACCGACTGTTTAGCCCAGGCATGGCAGATAAGAATTCACCGGAAAAGGACACCCCGAAACGCGGAACGGGTTCATTTATTTTATAAATCCAAAATTCACCTCCTTTGTAGCTTTAATGTAAGCTGCTCTATTAAAGTCATCAGGATGATATACTTGCAATTGAACAAAAGACGCGAGGTGACAGAATGCTAGAATCTTATAATCATCAAATTGAAACAGATTATGGCAGGAATTTGCCTGTCTTTGAAAATGAAGAAGCGGCCAAAGTGTATTACTATGAACAACGGAAAGAGAACTTGTCTCTATTAGAAGATATATATGCAGAACTCGGCTTAACATTAAACTATTCGGTAAAAAGTTTAATTGAACTTGAAGAAGTGTACTTTTCATTTTTTCAGGAAAATAAGTTCCGTGACTTTCAGTTGTCCATTAGGGACTTGGAAGAATGCATGAGCATATACTTTGGTGAAGTCGTCACGATTCACTTGGATGGAGCTTCATGGATCGTCAAAGAATATTCTTTTACTGAAGGCGCCTATGTTATGGGACTGCAGTGCGGACGCAGGGCGACTTATTTTTCTAACCTTTTTGAAGATCACTACATGACTGCAAAAGACGCATCCGGACAGAAAATGCATCAATTATATAAGCGATATGAGAGAAAAGCGAAGAAAATGGGACCAAACTAGTTTTTTGTTTGGTTCCTTTTATTTTATATGATTATGAATATTTAATCTATTTAAGATGATGGATATTTTTCATTATTTTTGAATTTATTGGCAAAAAAAGAGCCATAAAAAATTATGGCTCCCTCACTTTTTTATATGCTTCATTAAATGTGTTTTCTTGATAAAAGGACCATTAAAAAGAGTCC
The window above is part of the Metabacillus dongyingensis genome. Proteins encoded here:
- a CDS encoding NuoB/complex I 20 kDa subunit family protein, with translation MDLNVTNIPQDEMEELKRSVFLTTLEELKGWARSNSLWPLTFGLACCAIEMMGVGSSHYDLDRFGSFFRTSPRQSDVMIVSGTVTKKMAPVLKRLYDQMPEPKWVIAMGSCATAGGPYIKSYAVVKGVDQIVPVDVYIPGCPPNPAALIYGINKLKEKIRYEAKTGSEIIHER
- a CDS encoding NADH-quinone oxidoreductase subunit A, whose product is MESLNVYLNNYLIVVVFLLLGILLPVVALGIGRILRPNAPSEAKATTYESGIDPYHDSRVQFNVRYYMFGLLFVIFDVETVFLYPWAVAYEKLGVFALIEMLIFVIMLVIGLVYAWKKKVLKWT